The segment CATAAAGGACTATGCTTATGAAcacatgtggaaaacaaaatCAATTATATGTAATACAATAccaaaaaaaacatacacagtACCAAGGAATATAACAAGCATGTCATTATGTTGTGTGTGGTTATACTACGCATACTACAAAGGACTATGCCCGTGAACAGATATGGAAACAAAATCAATGATAtgtaatacaaaaaccaaaaaacaaacatacacagtACCCAGAATATAAAGCAGGTCATGTAGTATTGTAATATAACCACACACAACATAAGGGACTATGCCCATGAACAGATATGGAAGCAAAATCAATGCatgtaatacaaaaaaaaaaaaaacatacacagtACCAAGTAATATAAAAGCAGGTCATTGTAGTATGTGTAATATAACCACACACAACATAAGGGACTATGCCTTGTGAACAGATATGGAAGCAAAATCAATGCTATGTAATATAAAGCAGGTCATTGGAGTATGTGTAATATGTGCAGATATGGAACAAAACAATGACAGCGTACAAAGAAAGACTAACGCCAAACTCATGCCTACACTGTTATATAATGACACCCCCACAACGGCGTTGGTAGGGACTCAGGTTGAAGTAGTAAACACATTGGTTTACTGACAAGAATCGGTCTTCGAATAGAGCTCGACATCTAAAAATGCCGCCCGTCAgtgctttgcagtttgcagATGAATAAGGTGTTCAAATGCTCTTCTTCACTGGGTCGATTGTTAGCATACTGGCAACACCTGCACCAATACGGAATTGCCGATTGAGGATTACAGTTGTGTCATACAGGATGGGTCGCCGAATGGTAAGTGTTTCGGCACACCTTCGGGTACTTTGTTAGCCAAAAGCTTCCCCGCCATAAAACTTACTATTCCTGCCCGTCGCAAAGTATGGTCGTTGGCTTACCAACGCATACAGGCACTCTGACAGAACTACGATAAAACGCAACACTGGCCGTATAAACATTGGCTTTGGTGGGTGATGTAAATGTCATACACCTTCTTTTGCCCTCAAGTTCAGTACCAACGCGGAGTCCAGATGCATCCTCGCCCTTGTGTTATAGAACACTTGTAGTTGCACGCCATTCGGGATGGGTTGGTGACTGCATCTGCTGCCAGAATTCCGTTACCAACGAAGAATGGTTCAGGCTAGAAAGGCAAATGGTCAAACACAACAAGAAGATAATAAGTGTCACACACAACAGTGGGAATACAAATGTCACATTCACTCATCCCTACAAAAACCAAAGCCGATACATACGGTGGTATATATTACCTTGTAAGCCGTTGTCCAAGCCAAAGGGGTCCATTGTTCCTTGGTGCAGTTGACACCTTCCCACTCAGCTTTATCCGCACAGGGAACCAAACAGAGTGTGCCGTGTCGGCAATAGTTTATATCACCATCCTTCTGATCAGCCGGAATTTCATCGATGACACTAAGCAGGAGAGCGGCTGTTTTGTTGGAGACTTCACAACGGTACTCCTGTGCAGCGGCACCACCCATGCGAGGAAACACCAACAGCGAGGCGTCATATGGCATCGTCTTGCCCAGAAACTACGGTCCATGTCACAGGAGATCCCTTGATTGGGCACTGTAACTCGACGTACGCATCACGCTGCACGGTCACATTCCTAGTCATATCTGCTGGTTTCATAGGTCCTGAAGTCGCAGGTGCGGGAATGGGCTCTGGGGTCGCAGGGAGAACAGTGTCAGGTTTCTGGGCTTGCCTTGCTACCCAGAGGGCCAGTTGAGCAAGATATTCGTTGTTCAGTTCTCCCTCTAAAGTTGGTGGTCCCTCTACAGAGGCATCACGTTGCATGGTCAGGTCCTGTGTAGGCGTTGGAGTTGTAGGGGCAACAGTGCAGGCTTCTGTGCATTCAGGGCAGCTTGCCTTGCTGCCCAGAGGGCTATTTCCATAATGTCCATGCTCCATGGTCCTCCCTGTGTAGCAGGGGCTCCCTCTATAGCTGAGGTACACAACATGACAGTTGTGACAGTGAGAACCCAAACTAGGCCAGCCATTGTGTAAAGCCTTGGCAGACTCAGCGGTGAATGAGGTTCGAGAGCCGAGAGTGTATGAAACAAACTGTTAAATACCACAGTTATTTATACAAATTCACACCACTGCTCGTCTCTGGGTCGGCGGGTGCTCTGGGTCGGCGGACGAATGCGCTGGGTCGGCGGGTGCTCTGGGTCGGCGGACGAATGCGCTGGGTCGGCGGGTGCTCTGGGTCGGCGGACGAATGTGCTGGGTCGGCGGGCGAATGCTCACAACCAGTTGAAGAAGAACAACTAAATCAAAGTGTTGAGAGTGACTTCACATTAAGGAAACACGGCAACTTTCCATGTAGTTCACACACCCGAGTTTGTAATGGCCACAGTCTGTTTTCGTACAGTTTGAATTGATAGAAGTTAATCCAAAGATTACACGGACGAACGCGTCCAGTGTATATACACTATATAGCGTGTCAATTATATGCACGCATAACACGAATACAATGGTGTAGATCACACACTGTATGTGCAGCCCATCGGCTTTGTGATTGTTCCTtataatgtgtttttgcaaatatACACAGTGAGGCAGCCGACATGCACATGATAGTGTTAGCTGTTTATTTAGAATCAGCAGCTTcccattaacacacacacacacacacatacacactacaGTACAAAAGTaagcaaaagaaatacatgtacAGTCATCGTATAATCCCACCCCTAGTCTGTTTTCACCATATCATTACACCCCAGAATCAGCAACCGTGAAATGTTGCGAGTCAAAGATGGTGTCAGAGTTGTCAGAGTTGCGTCTCCTTGTCCTTCGGTTGGTATTGTGTACTATAGTGTAACCCTATGTCCCAAGTACACACCAAACGCTAATAAGCTCCCAAAAACAATACCCCAAGAATCAAACAAACAGTGTCCACGATTAAACAGACGATGTTGGCGCTAAAAACGCCAATGTCATCAGGTGGCGCTCCAGTGGTCGTAGCCTCTGTGACGGCACGCTCGGTGCCTTTGAACGATGGGCCTCCCGACACGAAACCCCCTGTAGTTGTCTCGGGGCTGGTGCTCTCGAGCAATGGGCCTCCTGACACGAAACCCCCTGTAGTTGTCTCGGGGCTGGTGCTCTCGAGCAATGGGCCTTCAGACACAAACTCCCCTCGCGTGGTCTCTGTGACGGCAATCCAACTCGAGGGAGACTTCCCATCGCGTTCGGTCTCACAGTTGTAAACCCCCTCGTCTGACTTGGCGACATTGCGAATTGTCAAGCGACCCGTAGGCACGCTGCTAATCAAAGAACCGTCTTTGTAAAACGCACTCCAGTTCTTTGTGGGTTTCTTTGTTACACAGACCAAAGTCAGGTCATCGCCCTCTGTGATGGGCATAGCAACACCAGTCTGGAGGATCACCGATCCAGCCGTCACTGTGAGATTTTGCATTTCACTAGTTTGGCCATTCTTGGATTCACACCAGTAGACCCCGGTGTCCCAGGGTAGGGTCATGCTGGTCGTACACGAAGAACCGTTCCGTCTACCCCAACTGGACCCACATGCGCTCCTTGTCGGTCCCTGGCTTGTAATCCGCATTACGTTCCAATCAGCTGAACCATCTCCCCCTTCACAATTTAGAATGAAGCGTTTCTCCTTGAAATATTGCAAATAGTTGGGGCTCATAGTCAGGCATACTGGGGTCGCCGCGCAGCTCAACGGCACGATGACAACGAGCAGACAGAGCAGCTCTTCCATTGTATCTGTTAGACACTCAGTACGTGAAACACAAAGCCTTTTAGGAGATGATACAGCAACAACTGTGTAACGTTGGAGTAAACGGGCTGTGTTTTATGCACATTTAGCGACCGTGCGCTGGGTCGGCGGTTTCCAGGTCGGTGAGATTTTTGCGCTGGGTCGGCGGTTTCCAGGTCGGCAGGTTCTAGGTCGGTGGGATTTTTGCCCTGGGTCGGCGGTTTCCAGGTCGGTGAGATTTTTGCGCTGGGTCGGCGGTTTCCAGGTTGGCGGGTTCCAGGTCGGTGAGATTTTTGCCCTGGCTCGGCGGTTTCCAGGTCGGTGAGATTTTTGCCCTGGCTCGGTGAGGTTTCCCACAACGCCAAGCCACTGTGTGTCAATGTGTCGATGTGAATGGTCGAATGTGGAATTTTACCAAATGTATAGTGCGCAGACATCTTTGTgtgaataacaaataaagacaataaaccCAAGCGATGGTCCTTTGTCTTTATTCAATACAAACATCTTCATAGTCCACTTTCTTGACATGTGTGGTTTTGTATATCCATATCACCAGAATTACTGCCAGGGACACAAGTGACACAGTGGCTACAACCACATGTGCGATGACCCCGTCTTTGTCTCTTTTCTCCAGCTCTGCTTTTTTCCGTTGCAGCTCTAGAAattgaaacaaaataaaacaaaataaatacacaatcaCAATTCTCCGATGTGATACAAAGAGATGGTTCCTCCAGCCTGGTGACACGAACCTTTCATGTATACTTGTGTGGAATTCAGCGAACAGATTCTCTGCCACGAATCCAGGGTACTGTCGAAAACGTTACAGTCGTACACACCCATGTCATCTTGTGTCATGTTATTGATCACCAGAGACACGCTCCCGTTGGCCATCCGTCTATCTTTAAGGTCGACACGTTTGGCGAAAGACGGATGCTGATTTTCTGGATCCAGCTGGTCGTCGCGGTATAAAAGCACATAGACGCCGCTCATGCCCGCTCTGGTCCACTTTACGGCTCTCACGTCTTTGCTTCGGTTGACGTGACAGGGTAGGGTTAGTGAATTCATGCGTATCGTGAGCCTGGGAGTTTGCCCATGTACTACCAAGAGGCACGCTGCCAGCATACAGCTCATAGGCAATAGCATTTCGGGTGAGCGTCGCAATATTTAACCAAGTACACTTTGTGAACGTGGAGTTGAAAGTCCCCGGTGTTTATATGCAAAGTCAACTGTTATTAATACTTGTCGAGTACATAGAACACTTCAGCGCAGTGCTCTGTTATCAAGGGACTTGTGCTCTGAGTCGGCAGATCTAATGCTCTGAGTCGGCTGGCCAAATGCTCTGAGTCGGCTGATCTAATGCTCTGAGTCGGCTGACCAAATGCTCTGAGTCGGCTGATCTAATGCTCTGAGTCGGCTGGCCAAATGCTCTGAGTCGGCTGATCTAATGCTCTGAGTCGGCTGATCTAATGTTCTGAGTCGGCTGATCTAATGCTCTGAGTCGGCTGACCAAATGCTCTGAGTCGGCCGATCTAATGTTCTGAGTCGGCTGACCAAATGCTCTGAGTCGGCTGCCCTAACGCTCTGAGTCGGCTGACCAAATGCTCTGAGTCGGCTGACCAAATGCTCTGAGTCGGCTGATCTAATGCTCTGAGTCGGCCGACCTAATGTTCTGAGTCGGCTGACCTAATGCTCTGAGTCGGCCGACCAAATGCTCTGAGTCGGATGACACAGTGCTGTGAGTCGGCTGACACAGCGCTCTGAGTCGGCAGGGTGTGTCTTTTTTCTCCAGAGCACGCATAGTCCCAGGACAAGCCGAATCGACCGTAACCAACAAACCTACACCATCACTCAAGATCGTGTTTTGTATGACAGGAGAATTGCGCTTATTGAAAATGTGCACAATGGACGTGGTGTACAATGTGCTATATTGTGGTGTGTCTTTGTATGATGTGAAAGAGGAGAGAAAGCAGACTCAATAAAAGAAAGATCCCAAATCGCTCTGTCAATTGCGTTTAATTTAAGGCTCATTTGAGGTCTTAGGGTGAGAATATACACACAACAAAGGAGCACAACTTGATATATACTGTGGGTAAAACAATACACACACGAGTAGTAGGTGGCGGTGGGTAACATACACAACAAAGTAATAAACAATGACATCCTGGGTTGTTGTCGCTTGTGGTGGAGGCCGACGTTAGTCTTCGAACACAACACCGGTCCCTCTTTCAAACAGCATACTACAAGACCCAGGGCTGTACCAAAAGCCGGTGCCGTCACCCCGGTCCTCGAAGGCCATGCCTCTGTTCCGGTACCACGAGACCTCGTCCTCCGAGTGGTAAATCAGAGCCGGATCGCAACAAAACGGGTCGCTACACTGGCCTTCGCAGTGACTGTCGACATCGGTCTCACTCGCATCGTCAGAGTCACCGACGTCATAGGAGTCACTGGTGTCCTCGGCACAAGAACAACCCTCTTCGTGCGCACAATTCTGATCTGTGTCAGACTCGCACAAAGACTCGGCGTTCGACCGAAGCGATGCGGCTTCGGTGTCGCGCTCGTCTATTTGCGCAGAAGGCAAACCTTCACCGTGGCGTCGAGTAGGCCACGTGACTTGCGGCTCACCGCTTAGGCTCGTCGAGACGTTGGTCTTGGTGTCGGTCGTCAGGGTTGATGTGGAACCCGACATATTCGGATGGCTGTAGTGAGACATTCTATTCGCGTCAGACGCATATGCTGTGTGGAGCATTGGTGGTGTGCACGAAGCCAGGCAGtccaatttatttatacacacaTGCCCACCAAAACTCCGCCCTGTGTTTTAGGAGTGTTCGACCGAAGCGCCCTCTGTGTTTGTAAAATTCCAAGCGATGTTATTCTAGGACCTCGTAGACCAAATTATGCCACGTCAGCCTTTGGCGTTCGTTAAAACAGCTGCGGTTTGGTGCGGTAGTGGTCAGGACTCGCTCGGCGAACCGTGCCACATTCGATTGACTCCGGATCGGCAGACTCCTGGTATGTCGCGCGCTGGCCACAGCACCGATCCCCCAATGTTTGTGCTCGACTTCTCATCACGGGTTCCTCGGTCGTCATGGCCCTTAAGACTTTAGGCGTACCCCGGTCCTTTGTTCGGAGGCGACCACGGGAGAAGTCCTTGTGCGTCGCCTCTAGCGTTGTCCCAGGCGGCGTCTCGCGCAGGCCCTTGACGGAGGTGTGCGCGCGGTAGGTGTCGTGCACCAACTTTGTGTGATTGAAAATGCAATCCCGGGATGCGCCCCACTGCAACAATGTCCAAGCTGATGTCTGAAGAAAGGCACTGTATGTCATGCCCTGCAAATGTTTGGCCAGTGCATTGCAGTCGTGTTTGTCTAAGAAGGTTCGGATATGGGGTGACACTAAATCGGTCGCCATTTCAACGCGCCTGATGCGAAAAGGTGTAAAGTATAATTTTGTAGCATGGGGTGAATGGTTAGTATGTGAGTGGACACAATGCACCAACACCCTACATGCGTTTCTGATGTAGTTGCAGCTGACTCTCGTCCAGTAACGCGTGACACCTAGTGTCGTCGTCTTCATCGTCCTGCTGTCCCATCCACATGCCTTCTTCCCCTAACGCATGAGATATAGCGTAATCGATGTCGTTGAACGGTGGGTTCGTCGGACTCCCTCCGACTAAAGCGTGACTAGTGTCATCGGCTGCGCTTAAGTACATTTCAGTACCTTCGTCGAAACCGTGACAGGTAATGTCATCGGCTGTGTCGAAGTACATGTTGTTAGCTTGGCGTAACACGTAAGATATAGTGTCATCGTCTTCGTACATCCGCTCCGCCGCACTCCCTTGCCGTAACTCGTGCGGCATGATGGTGTTAGCCTCCTCGTTATCATCATCAGCATTGTCGTCCTCATCATCGTCgtcgtcgtcatcatcatcatcatcatcatcatcatcatcatcatcgagGACACTGTCGTCTTCCTCGCCCTTGTCAATTAAGGCCCGCGAGTCCGCATAGTGGTCCAGAATGCAGTTGACGAGGAGCTGATGGCGTCTGGCGAACTCATTTCCATGTCTGTTTGCTGCACTTTGACTCATCTTGAGAAGTTCACGTAGGCTAAGGTTCAAACTTTCTGGAAAATCACCCAACCAACCACTGACCAACTTGTAAACAGTCTGATCGACCACCGGGCGCTCTGTGCCGGTGTTAACCCGAGCCATTCTAGCACAGTCCTCGGTTGCCGTAGTGTACTAGTTTAACCTTTAATAGTGTGTCTCACCTCATGTGAAAGCTATCGCACTAGACTACGTGTTGTCTTGTGTATACCTGCAGTGTCTGTCGGAGACAGACGCGAGCGACCCGCCGACCGGAACCTGCAAAGGGCAGTACAAAAGCAGCGACGGTGGACCGCCAATGTTACACTGTCACCATGAAACGGAAGTGTGGGAGTGATACTGTGCTGCACATCCATGTTACCAAAATGCTGATGATAATGCGCCACACTAAACCAGAACATGTTCGCGACGCCTTGAAGGGGTTGCAGGCTCAACATGAAACTCGGTCCTGGGTGCGCAGATTCTACGACGCTCTGCACGTCCTACAGGCCCTCAAACTCGTGCCTGTCGTGGCGATACTTAAACAACACAAGGAAACCCGTCGTCTGCTACACTACACCGAGGTGGTGTATCGGCACGTGCACAGTAATCCTGGACCCTATTTCCCTAGGAGTCTGTCTGTGACACTGAGCGTCAAAGAAAGAAGGGTGTACGATATTTTCAATGTCTTACACGCAATCGGTCTGGTGTGCCAGACCAAACGACGCTATGCTCTGACACCCTGGCTCGACGAAAGCGCATCTTATTGGTGGGGCCTCCTGTGTGAGAACTGGGGAGAGGTGGATCGTACCATGTTAATTGATCATCAAGTGATTCTTATAGCCGCAAGCGATGGGATGAGAAAAAGCGGTAGACGACAGAAGCGAACGACCTCCGGTGGTGTGCTCGTACAATACACGCAGGCCAACTTGAGGTGGCCTCTCCCACAGTGGCAAACTACAGGTTTGGATGCGGAGAGGGCAGTGTCAGAGCTGTGTCCGCCAGATCGTTCTTGTTGGTCCGAGGAACCGCTGGAACGTGTCACGGTAGCTTTACCAGAGGATATATTACAGGACTCGGAGCCTATGTTGGACAGTGTAAATAGGAACGCGGGTCACGAGTGTGTATACCACGAATGCGACATCTCAGACCCCATGTTGTCAGACCCTATGTTGGACAGTATAAATAGACACGCGGGCCACGAATGGGACGTGCTGGCAACAAGTTGCTTTTTGTCTAACATAGAAGTATATCCCACAGACCACATGTTTCCTTCCGACGGCACACTGGAACAACTGCTCGAAGCCACGGTGTTTGGGCtgtgatgtgattttttttgtagaCTGTGATGTTGATGGTGCATATTCCCCATGTATATTGCACAGTGTAAGCATGGAAAGAAGACATATACCAAGTGTgtgtaaactgtatttattatcttGTATCATAGTAAAACTGACAATAAACCTAATCCCacaccaaacacaaacagcttTCCTTGTGTTGACAGCCACGGCCGTTGGTGTACTCGGTCGAAGGTGTCCACGAATCCGTCCTGAAAAGAGTAACACGTAACAACAGATGTGAGGTTTGTTGTGTCCATCATTGCAAACGTTTAAGAGTGTCTACTAGGCAAAGgggacaaaaataaagaaatgacatACCCAACCATCTGTGCCCACAAGCCAATCCATGTAATTATCTGTAATGTAGGCCGCTATCGACACGCCGATCCCGTAAGCGCACTCCGGCCACAAGGTTGACTTCGACGCTTGCAGTAACACTGTGCCGTAAGCCACAAGGCTCACTATGCGTCCCCAGTTTATAATGCCGTCCGAAAACAAGGCGCGTGCTACACCCGCTGTGACCGTTGGCACGTCGGCGGCGGTGGTCTGAAGTGAGAGCATGCCTGTGTGGACGTGCGTGTGGTTATTACAATTGCAAGTTTTCTAAGTACACTACGTTGCTGCCCGCCATGGTCACTATTACAGATACTCATTGCGGAGAAACGCCCAACACTTACCGCAGTATTCCGTTCTATGCGTCCATAACACATCACGGACAGCACGTTTCAACACCCTAAATGCTCGCCCTTTATTAGCGACACACTGCTGGGTGCGGTGTGTTATCGTCCCATCTAGTACAGTCAAGATCAGCGTGTCTACACCATCTTGATAAGCAACCGAGTGGTTGCGTTGTGTCATGGTATCCGCAACCCTGTGCTACAGTATTgtgagtggtggtggtggtagtggtggtgaggaagaagaagaagaagaagaagaagaaaacagtacTAGGGTTTCCACAAAAAGATTGTTTATTGTGCACACGGTCCCTTAGTACAGCAATCCGCTACACTCTATCGAGAGTTAGACAAGAGCACATAAAAACATAGAGGGTGATATCAACTTGTGTGGTGTGATGTGACATTCAGCGGGGGTACTGCTATATTGTGTAACATATGAGATGTGAAGCACACAGACATGTATCACATTGTAGAGGAAGGAAATGAACCCTGTTGTTGTTAAGATTACACAAGTCTCAGAGACTCCAGTTCATCCACCAAGGCCTGTTTCATATCACAACACCAGGCATCGTGGCCAAGCGAAGGCAGATACTTTTCTTGTATAGTGGTAACTCCACACACTAGGCATCGTTCCAGACCGGCCACGGAGCTGTAGCCCCGCTCGGCTGTGAGTACGCGACTCGGGAAGGCGAGTTGTCCTCTCCGGGAACGTTGCCGTCCGAGTTCGTAGAGTATCTCGTCTCGGTCGTATCTCGCGTCGATATACGGACAACGCTTACCTTCCTTGTATATGTGATAGATGTGCTCTCCCACAAAGGTGTCCCCTACCACAAAGCTGTGCAGAACCAAATCACAAGCAGCACATCTGTGTTTGTCCCGAGTCCATGGCAAATGTTCCATGTTCGCCTTATGTCCTAACTCCGAGAAATCGCAAACGGTGCGAAAGGCGGATGCGTCGCATTCCCATATATCGCCGAGCGCATAGTCTACGGTCCCAGGAACCGCCGGAGCCCCCGCAGGCCTTATCGCCAGAGTTGTCTTGATGAGAAACTGTTTCAACTCCAAAGCCATGTCAGCACACGCTGGATGGTGAACATCTCCCCTTTTCTGCGAGCACAGCACGCAATACCAGCACCCCGCCAGTATTGTGTACTGATCTTTTGCGAGCAGTAGGTGCAATGGGAAAGCAACTCGACCTTCTTGGAAGCGTAGCAGGCCTTCTAACAGCCGCAGTTCGTTCTCGCGGTGTTTAAACTTGGCCTTTAGGTAACGGCATCGGTGCCCTGTGGCAGCGTTACGAAGGACGTGCTCGTTTAGGCTTCTGTCGGCCTTTTTGTATCCCGACAAGACTATGTTGCAGTCTACGCATTTGTATGTGTCGTACGTGCCTGCGACGTGAACCATCCCCGTGGCGTCTGCCAACCAAGCGGATCCGAAGGTGGGGGGTTCGTTGAGACGCTGGACACTTTGGCTAAACCCGTCAGAGGCGATGCCGTCTGGACCCGACGCGTCTATGTTCAGCCAGCACGGGAGGACCACGGGCTCGGGGTTATGCTCCAACTGCTCCATATTCAGCATCCATAGTGTATGCTCGGGGTCCAAGGTTTTGGCATCTCTGCAAGTAGTTTGACAGCTCTTTTGTCAAGAATACCTTTAATCTGGTCTCTTAAGTTACCGGCCATGTTTCGAGTGGTTGTAAGCAATGAATGCCTGGGTGTAAGTCTGCGTCTCTAGTTGTTGTCGTCAACTGTCTGTGTTAAGCTGGCAGTACACTCCACACAGAGTTTATAATACACCGATCTGGCATATCACAGTTACCATTCACAGTGATGTACAATTCCATTCACAGTGATGTCCATTCACAGCGACTCAGAGCATTCGTCCGTCGACTCAGAGCATTCGTCCGCCGACTCAGCCATTCACAGTGATGTCCATTCACAGCGACTCAGAGCACTCGTCCGCCGACTCAGAGCATTCGTCCGTCGACCCAGAGCATTCGTCCGCCGACTCAGAGCATTCGTCCGCCGACTCAGAGCATTCATCCGCCGACCCAGAGCGATCGTCCGCGGACTCAGAGCATTCGTCCGCCGACCCGGAGCATTCATCTGCCAACCCAGAGCGATCGTCCGCCGACCCAGAGGATTCGTCCGCCGACCCAGAGGATTCGTTCACCGACTCGGAGCACTCGTCGACCTACCCAGAGCATAAGTCCGCCGACCCAGAGCATTCATTCGCCGAGGTTCAAAAGGCCGGTTAACCCGCTTTGTAGCACAACCACGCAACACTTGCTGTCGATCGCTGGGAGTGGACAAGGAGCAAACCTGTGGTCTTTCATCTACTCTGTGTaaattacacacaaaaaaccccaaatatgAATACCACCGTGGAACTACGAACAAACAATGGTGAAACAGAGCTGGTGGTCACACAGACGATCGTCAAAACCCGTGTGTACACACGGGACCGCCGTAGGCATGGCAATCAACACCCGTTGGGCAGGTGCCTGTGCCCCAAACGGTTCTTCAAATTAAAAGGCGCTATTTTTGAAACAAATATCTCGACCGGCCTAGAAGCGCTAATTAAAGCGGGGATCCTAGCTCAACCTCTTCGTGTGTATTGCATTGGAGAACACATCGAGGTGACATATACTACGGACCCAGGATCGGTCTCGAGGGTATGGCTGTGCACAAACGAGACCCCCGCGGTGATACTAGCGTGGGCCTCACCGACCGAAGCCTGGTGTTGTGACAGCAGAATCAAAGAAGCCGTCCAGAATCGTAGTGGCACCAGGCAAATACGGGACGTGGAACCTACTAGAGACGGGCGAGGCGACGAAGTCGGCACGATTCCTCTTGTGTTACACGCCAACGATTGCAGATATAATTAGTAATGAGCGTGCTATTCAATCGCCCTGTTGCTGGTTCATCCATGTGCATAATGTGTGAATGTAACAAGACAATGTTTATGCTTCAACCACAAATAAAAAACCATACAGTCTGATATATCAAATgcgtttgtttatttgttttcacaaTGTGTATACATGACACAAACACTTTTGTACAGCAATGTCATCCGACCAGTTCTTTACAACCGCGGCAGGACGAAGCCGACAATGTTCGCAATGCTCTCTCTGCACAAGTGGTCACAAATCGACCGGTGCACACCACGCAGTCCTCCGGCGTCAGTAGCCTAGCCATGTCATTTAGCTCTTGTTCGCTCACACCCTGACAGTTCATATCCAGAAGGAGATCTATCACAGTCAGCTCTAACTTTTTTGCGTTGACGGGTGAAATGTCTAACGTCTTGGTCATGGCTATTAGGCAACACGCTGCTACGCAGCGCACAGGCTTATATTTAAGCAGTTCTAGGGTCAGGGCTCGTCTTGCGTACAGTTTCATAGCTAAAGACCGTATACACGGCTCCTTTGTGAATGCATCTGGATTCGCTGTCTCAATCACATGCTCTAGGAGCATGCACTTACAAAGCACGCTGATTGCAGTCTCTGTGTACGTGGGGAATAAGCTGCCTTTTAGTGTCACT is part of the Oreochromis niloticus isolate F11D_XX unplaced genomic scaffold, O_niloticus_UMD_NMBU tig00002978_pilon, whole genome shotgun sequence genome and harbors:
- the LOC112845086 gene encoding induced myeloid leukemia cell differentiation protein Mcl-1 homolog yields the protein MTQRNHSVAYQDGVDTLILTVLDGTITHRTQQCVANKGRAFRVLKRAVRDVLWTHRTEYCGMLSLQTTAADVPTVTAGVARALFSDGIINWGRIVSLVAYGTVLLQASKSTLWPECAYGIGVSIAAYITDNYMDWLVGTDGWDGFVDTFDRVHQRPWLSTQGKLFVFGVGLGLLSVLL